Proteins encoded within one genomic window of Chitinophaga parva:
- a CDS encoding beta-ketoacyl-ACP synthase III codes for MKEVYITRLSKFLPNEPVSNDEMETILGKVDGKPSRARLKILGNNKITTRYYSLDRNGSGASTHSNAEMTANAVRGLFDEKFPIENMQLLACGTTSPDQLLPGHAAMVHGLLECKPVELISATGACAAGMQAFKYAFMSIKSGNSTNAVSTGSEKFSSWLLAQKFQPEAENLKSLDENPIIAFEKDFLRWMLSDGASAALFQDKPNEEGLSLRVNWVELASYANELETCMYAGAIKNADGTTKGWIDMTPEEWAQHSVFSFKQDTRLLGKNIVPVGSQMWKEMVEKHNIHLDEIDFFLPHLSSEFFRFKIDEEIARLGVPIPQEKWFTNLVNVGNIGTASPYLMLEELLNTGRLKKGQTIVMMVPESARFTYAYAHITVV; via the coding sequence ATGAAAGAAGTTTATATAACGAGGTTATCGAAGTTTTTGCCAAATGAGCCTGTGAGCAACGACGAAATGGAAACCATACTGGGTAAGGTGGATGGAAAGCCGTCCCGCGCCCGTCTTAAAATTCTCGGAAACAACAAGATCACCACCCGCTATTATTCCCTGGACCGGAATGGCAGCGGAGCCAGCACGCACTCTAATGCAGAAATGACGGCCAACGCGGTGCGCGGCCTGTTTGACGAAAAGTTCCCGATCGAAAATATGCAGCTCCTGGCCTGTGGCACTACCTCGCCGGACCAGCTGCTGCCCGGCCACGCCGCCATGGTGCACGGCCTGCTGGAATGCAAACCTGTAGAACTGATCTCTGCTACCGGCGCCTGCGCTGCCGGCATGCAGGCTTTCAAATATGCTTTCATGTCTATCAAATCCGGCAACAGCACCAACGCGGTGAGCACCGGGTCTGAAAAATTTTCCAGCTGGCTGCTGGCACAGAAATTCCAGCCGGAAGCGGAGAACCTCAAGAGCCTGGATGAAAATCCTATCATTGCCTTTGAAAAGGACTTCCTCCGCTGGATGCTCTCTGATGGCGCATCCGCAGCCCTTTTCCAGGACAAGCCCAATGAAGAAGGCTTGTCACTCCGCGTGAACTGGGTAGAGCTGGCCTCTTACGCCAATGAACTGGAAACCTGTATGTATGCCGGCGCTATCAAGAATGCTGATGGCACTACGAAAGGCTGGATAGATATGACACCGGAAGAATGGGCGCAGCACTCGGTGTTCTCCTTTAAACAGGATACCCGCCTGCTCGGCAAGAATATTGTACCGGTAGGCTCACAGATGTGGAAAGAAATGGTGGAAAAGCATAACATCCACCTTGATGAGATTGATTTCTTTTTGCCCCACCTGTCCTCCGAATTTTTCCGCTTCAAGATCGATGAAGAGATTGCGCGCCTGGGTGTTCCCATCCCGCAGGAAAAATGGTTCACCAACCTGGTGAACGTGGGCAACATCGGCACCGCCTCTCCCTACCTGATGCTGGAAGAGCTGCTGAATACCGGCCGCCTGAAAAAAGGCCAGACCATTGTAATGATGGTGCCGGAAAGTGCCCGCTTCACGTATGCCTACGCGCATATTACGGTGGTATAG
- a CDS encoding head GIN domain-containing protein — MIKQLVSVCLALSAVVTFSSCEHHRGSGHIVTENHSITEFTRLSVGGQFDVEYTQAPAGNLEISGDDNLMKYVEISNDGGELSIKMRKGGWFDIHKNFTIKVSSAQLEEMNLAGSGHMRFMNDFKGDHRLKTAIAGAGSISGKIDVPEFDAEIAGAGTYNIAGQTRKASISVMGSGDFNGYDLLTEDTQANIAGSGNVHVTASRTLRADIAGSGDVRYKGSPEVSSSIGGSGSVRKG; from the coding sequence ATGATCAAACAACTTGTTTCCGTTTGCCTCGCCCTGTCGGCTGTAGTGACCTTCTCTTCCTGTGAGCACCATCGTGGCAGCGGCCACATTGTCACAGAAAATCATTCCATCACCGAATTTACCCGCCTGTCTGTAGGAGGCCAGTTTGATGTGGAATATACCCAGGCGCCTGCCGGCAACCTGGAGATCAGCGGGGACGACAACCTGATGAAATATGTGGAGATCAGCAATGACGGTGGTGAATTATCCATCAAAATGAGGAAAGGGGGGTGGTTTGATATCCACAAAAATTTCACGATCAAAGTAAGCTCAGCCCAGCTGGAAGAAATGAATCTTGCCGGTAGCGGTCATATGCGGTTCATGAATGACTTCAAAGGTGACCACCGGCTGAAAACCGCCATAGCAGGGGCTGGGAGCATTTCCGGAAAAATAGATGTGCCGGAATTTGATGCAGAAATTGCCGGCGCCGGTACGTATAATATAGCAGGCCAGACGCGTAAGGCCAGCATCTCCGTGATGGGCAGTGGCGACTTTAACGGGTACGACCTGCTTACCGAGGATACCCAGGCCAATATTGCCGGCAGTGGCAATGTACATGTAACCGCCAGCAGAACGCTGCGCGCCGATATTGCGGGCAGTGGGGACGTGCGTTATAAGGGCTCTCCCGAAGTAAGTTCCAGCATTGGCGGATCAGGTTCCGTGCGCAAAGGCTGA
- a CDS encoding beta-ketoacyl synthase chain length factor, translating to MNFPCYIQHQCAISPQHTFKADIFSAPLVTTDDNMLQVLPPDYAGLIPPNALRRMSKVLKMGLATAVQCLADAGHPQPDAIITGTGKGSLQDMEKFIKDIVTYQETALNPTQFIQSTFNAVNGLIALQQQNTRYNNTFVHRGLSFESALLDAMLQLAEGKQLVLLGGFDEVTADQFQIKSHSGWWKKEKIHSADLLQHVSPGTIAGEGAAFFLLGDQPAANSYAKIAGIRLLNRPGAAKLEGALQTLLATHQVQPDLLLSGRNGDSNYQHFYEQISAALPGVPEVSFKPLSGEYETAHAFGMWLGAEMIKAGKAPQQWFPADTPWPSKLENVLLYNQYYGEQHAFILLQKMA from the coding sequence ATGAACTTTCCATGTTACATACAGCACCAGTGCGCCATTTCTCCGCAACACACCTTTAAGGCGGACATCTTTTCCGCACCCCTTGTTACCACGGATGACAATATGCTGCAGGTGCTGCCACCCGATTATGCGGGCCTCATTCCGCCCAATGCGCTGCGCCGCATGAGCAAGGTGCTGAAAATGGGCCTGGCCACGGCGGTGCAATGCCTGGCAGATGCCGGTCATCCACAGCCCGATGCCATCATTACCGGCACCGGCAAGGGCAGCCTGCAGGACATGGAAAAGTTTATCAAAGACATTGTAACCTACCAGGAAACCGCGCTGAACCCAACGCAGTTCATACAATCCACCTTCAATGCGGTGAACGGGCTCATCGCCCTGCAGCAACAAAACACCCGCTATAACAACACGTTTGTACACCGCGGCCTGTCTTTTGAAAGCGCCCTGCTGGATGCCATGCTGCAACTGGCGGAAGGCAAACAACTGGTGCTGCTGGGTGGTTTTGATGAAGTAACAGCGGACCAGTTCCAGATCAAAAGCCACAGCGGCTGGTGGAAGAAAGAGAAGATCCACAGCGCAGACCTGCTGCAACACGTATCGCCCGGTACCATTGCAGGGGAGGGGGCCGCCTTCTTTTTATTAGGGGATCAGCCTGCGGCCAATAGCTATGCAAAGATTGCGGGCATACGCCTGCTGAACCGCCCCGGCGCGGCAAAGCTGGAAGGGGCATTGCAAACGCTGCTGGCTACGCACCAGGTGCAGCCAGACCTGCTGCTCAGCGGCCGGAACGGGGATAGCAACTACCAGCATTTTTATGAGCAGATAAGCGCAGCACTGCCTGGTGTGCCGGAAGTGTCTTTTAAACCGCTGAGCGGGGAGTATGAAACGGCGCATGCGTTTGGTATGTGGCTGGGCGCGGAAATGATAAAGGCCGGAAAGGCGCCACAGCAGTGGTTCCCGGCGGATACGCCATGGCCTTCTAAACTGGAAAACGTCTTACTTTACAATCAGTATTACGGGGAGCAACACGCCTTTATCCTGTTGCAAAAGATGGCGTAG
- a CDS encoding BtrH N-terminal domain-containing protein, which yields MSNIDFRHSQSAHCESGVVSSLFRHHGLEISEPMAFGIGAGIFFGHLPFVKVNGVPGTTYRIFPGAIFNKASQRLGVTVRSESFRNVERAMEALDEKIAQGTPVGLLSSVYYLPYFPPAYRFHFNAHNLVVYGKSEEGNYLVSDPIMDVATEIDPESLAQARFAKGFPEPKGKMYYPVSMPDSVSWETPIKQGIEQACHYMLKIPVPLFGVKGMRFLAKRIQRYPEKVGERKAGLFLGNVIRMQEEIGTGGAGFRFMYAAFLQEAALKLNKPELSRLGAELTSVGDLWRNFAFQAGRVCKSRAGDTGSYQELGEMMIQCSAAEEVLFRKLAQVKF from the coding sequence ATGAGTAATATCGATTTCCGGCATTCACAGTCCGCGCACTGTGAAAGTGGCGTGGTGTCCAGCCTGTTCCGTCATCATGGCCTGGAGATCAGTGAGCCGATGGCGTTTGGCATTGGGGCCGGCATCTTCTTTGGCCACCTGCCTTTTGTGAAAGTGAACGGCGTACCGGGTACTACTTACCGTATTTTCCCGGGAGCCATTTTTAATAAAGCCAGTCAGCGTTTAGGCGTTACCGTTAGATCGGAATCTTTCCGCAACGTGGAAAGGGCCATGGAGGCGCTGGATGAAAAAATAGCCCAGGGTACGCCCGTGGGGTTGCTTTCCAGCGTATACTACCTGCCTTATTTTCCGCCCGCATACCGTTTTCATTTCAATGCGCACAACCTCGTGGTGTATGGAAAGAGTGAAGAAGGCAACTACCTGGTGAGCGACCCGATCATGGACGTTGCCACCGAGATAGATCCGGAAAGCCTGGCCCAGGCCCGCTTTGCCAAAGGCTTCCCGGAGCCCAAGGGGAAAATGTATTACCCCGTGTCCATGCCGGACAGTGTATCCTGGGAAACGCCCATTAAACAAGGCATTGAGCAGGCCTGCCATTATATGCTGAAAATTCCCGTACCCCTGTTTGGCGTAAAAGGCATGCGCTTCCTGGCCAAACGCATACAGCGCTACCCGGAAAAAGTGGGGGAGCGCAAGGCAGGGTTGTTCCTGGGCAATGTGATCCGCATGCAGGAAGAAATAGGCACCGGTGGGGCCGGCTTCCGCTTCATGTATGCCGCCTTCCTGCAGGAAGCCGCGCTGAAGCTGAATAAGCCGGAGCTTTCCAGGCTGGGCGCGGAGCTCACGTCCGTGGGCGACCTGTGGCGCAACTTCGCTTTCCAGGCGGGCCGCGTGTGCAAGAGCCGCGCGGGCGATACCGGCTCTTACCAGGAACTGGGCGAAATGATGATACAATGTTCCGCCGCGGAAGAAGTACTGTTCCGCAAACTGGCCCAGGTAAAATTTTAA
- a CDS encoding RNA polymerase sigma factor — protein sequence MKAFVVAPQGLLVFMENKSLLPHLFRTEYSKITAVLCKRFGLAHMEIAEDIASDTFLQASESWPQQGLPENPAAWLYTVAKHKTLNYLRRNRLFAEKISPALRQQQAGDVFEIDLSGPNIADSQLQMMFAVCHPCIPPEAQVGLALRVLCGFGIEEIADAFLSNKETINKRLFRAREKLRTENVGMECPPPELLTARLSRVLTTLYLLFNKGYYSAHQNGAIRRDLCGEAMRLTHLLVQHGPTDLPPVNALLALMSFQTSRFDARFDDMGHAVRYDDQDESLWDMKLIAQGHYFMERASRGTELSRYHLEAGIAYWHTIKANTTEKWENVLQLYNRLLILEYSPIAALNRTYALSKTAGPEAAIAEAEKLGLEGSLGYHSLLGELYMTVQVQQARHHLEKALSLATAAGDKALLTKKIASLSA from the coding sequence ATGAAAGCCTTTGTGGTAGCACCACAGGGGCTTTTGGTATTTATGGAAAACAAGAGCCTCCTTCCCCATCTTTTCCGTACGGAGTACAGCAAGATCACGGCAGTGCTCTGCAAGCGCTTTGGCCTGGCCCACATGGAAATTGCAGAGGACATAGCCAGCGATACTTTTTTGCAGGCCTCTGAAAGCTGGCCCCAGCAAGGCTTACCGGAAAACCCGGCAGCCTGGTTATACACGGTGGCCAAGCACAAGACACTGAACTACCTGCGCCGCAACCGGTTGTTTGCCGAGAAGATCAGTCCCGCCCTGCGCCAGCAGCAGGCGGGCGATGTGTTTGAAATAGACCTTTCCGGGCCTAATATTGCAGACAGCCAGTTGCAGATGATGTTTGCCGTGTGCCATCCCTGCATCCCGCCGGAAGCCCAGGTGGGGCTGGCGTTGCGGGTACTGTGCGGTTTTGGGATAGAAGAAATTGCGGATGCTTTCCTGAGTAATAAGGAAACGATCAACAAACGTTTGTTCCGCGCCAGGGAAAAGCTGCGCACGGAAAATGTAGGCATGGAATGCCCGCCCCCGGAGCTGCTCACGGCACGGCTTTCCCGGGTGCTCACTACGTTGTACCTGTTGTTTAACAAAGGCTATTACTCCGCCCACCAGAATGGCGCTATCCGCCGCGATCTTTGTGGAGAGGCCATGCGCCTCACCCACCTGCTGGTGCAGCATGGGCCTACAGACCTGCCGCCGGTGAATGCCTTGCTGGCCCTCATGAGCTTCCAGACCTCCCGCTTTGATGCCCGCTTTGATGACATGGGGCACGCTGTGCGCTACGACGACCAGGATGAAAGCCTGTGGGATATGAAGCTGATAGCGCAAGGCCATTATTTCATGGAGCGGGCCTCCCGTGGCACGGAACTATCGCGCTACCACCTGGAAGCGGGCATTGCTTACTGGCATACCATTAAGGCCAATACGACGGAGAAATGGGAAAACGTGTTGCAGTTATACAACCGCCTGCTCATCCTGGAATACTCTCCCATAGCGGCTTTGAACAGGACATATGCCTTGTCTAAAACGGCTGGGCCGGAAGCAGCCATTGCCGAAGCGGAGAAATTAGGGCTGGAAGGAAGCCTGGGGTATCACAGTTTGCTGGGAGAGCTGTACATGACCGTGCAGGTGCAGCAGGCAAGGCATCATTTGGAAAAAGCCTTATCACTGGCCACTGCGGCGGGTGATAAGGCGTTGCTCACGAAAAAGATAGCATCGTTATCTGCATAA
- a CDS encoding YciI family protein, which produces MEEYIMIYRGDQAALATASPEVMQARTKSWMDWIGGIAAQNKLASVGNRLAPEGKVVRPQGVITDGPYTEVKESVLGYSVIKAASYEEACQIASGCPVLLGGAGTVEVRAFSPVS; this is translated from the coding sequence ATGGAAGAGTACATCATGATCTACCGTGGAGACCAGGCAGCCCTGGCCACCGCTTCCCCCGAAGTAATGCAGGCCCGCACCAAGTCCTGGATGGACTGGATAGGCGGTATTGCCGCACAGAACAAACTGGCCAGCGTAGGCAACCGCCTGGCGCCGGAAGGCAAAGTGGTACGCCCGCAGGGTGTGATCACCGACGGGCCTTACACGGAAGTAAAGGAATCCGTGCTGGGTTATTCCGTGATCAAGGCCGCAAGTTATGAAGAGGCCTGCCAGATCGCATCCGGTTGCCCCGTGCTGCTGGGCGGTGCCGGCACCGTGGAAGTGCGTGCCTTCTCGCCCGTTTCCTAA
- a CDS encoding phosphopantetheine-binding protein, with protein sequence MTIEALKQQLKEQIIEALNLQDIKPADIDDQAALFGEGLGLDSIDSLELMVLLERSYHIKVEDPREGRKILQSVQSMAEFILSKQPA encoded by the coding sequence ATGACAATAGAAGCATTAAAACAGCAACTGAAAGAACAGATCATTGAGGCCCTGAACCTACAGGACATCAAACCGGCAGATATTGACGACCAGGCAGCGCTCTTCGGTGAAGGACTGGGCCTGGACAGCATTGATTCCCTGGAACTGATGGTGCTGCTGGAAAGAAGCTACCACATTAAAGTAGAAGATCCGCGCGAAGGCCGCAAGATCCTGCAATCCGTACAGTCCATGGCTGAATTCATTCTTTCCAAACAACCCGCCTAA
- a CDS encoding ABC transporter ATP-binding protein, with the protein MYSIAVQDLHKTYPGSLETTLRGLSFRFHEGKIAGLLGPNGAGKTTTISILCGLVKAGSGSVEVMGLTQDAVHREKIKSALGVVPQQIALFPQLTAYENLEYFGNLYGFKGPGLKSQILSLLEQFGLEKAAHKETGKFSGGMKRRTNIIAAILHRPRLLILDEPTAGVDVQSRTMILQFLKDYNRAEGVSILYTSHLLEEAQHLCEEVVIMDEGKQVLQGNPQTLVSANPGCRHLEDVFLHYTGHALRD; encoded by the coding sequence ATGTACAGTATAGCGGTGCAGGACCTGCACAAAACCTACCCGGGTAGCCTGGAAACTACGCTGCGCGGCCTTTCCTTCCGCTTTCACGAAGGGAAGATAGCCGGCCTGCTGGGGCCCAATGGTGCCGGCAAGACCACCACTATTTCCATCCTCTGCGGGCTGGTAAAAGCCGGCAGTGGCAGCGTGGAAGTGATGGGCCTTACCCAGGATGCCGTGCACCGGGAAAAGATCAAGTCCGCACTGGGCGTAGTGCCACAGCAGATAGCCTTGTTCCCGCAGCTCACCGCCTATGAAAACCTGGAATATTTTGGCAACCTGTATGGCTTCAAAGGCCCCGGCCTTAAAAGCCAGATCCTGTCCCTGCTGGAGCAGTTTGGCCTGGAAAAGGCCGCCCACAAGGAAACCGGCAAATTTTCCGGCGGCATGAAACGCCGCACCAATATCATCGCCGCTATTTTACACCGCCCCCGCCTCCTCATCCTGGATGAGCCTACGGCCGGCGTGGATGTACAGTCCCGCACCATGATCCTTCAATTCCTCAAAGACTATAACCGCGCGGAAGGCGTGAGCATTCTCTATACGTCCCACCTGCTGGAAGAAGCCCAGCATCTTTGCGAAGAAGTGGTGATCATGGATGAAGGCAAACAAGTGCTGCAGGGCAACCCGCAAACCCTGGTCAGCGCCAACCCCGGCTGCCGCCACCTGGAAGATGTGTTCTTACATTATACAGGACACGCGCTGAGGGATTAA
- a CDS encoding ABC transporter permease, producing MLRLFSTIRKEYRLLFRDKMGLSLLFLMPVILITVMALIQDAPFKDYQELKFDILTVDNDHGRLARYIREGLAHSGQFRVIDTLDGQALTQERAKELVNKGDYKISIIIPHGATGAIVSNANKITNDLSRRMGLPVTAPVKLHDDSLNVVIYFDPAAKKAFKSAIHQALDNFLTQVETDLLIERIQQQLKAKGAPEQDSLNIQLKAIGLQEQTTAADAGPDVISNSVQHNVPAWSIFAMFFIVIPIAGNMIREREDGSLLRMKLIPGSYLAILAGKMLFFVSICVVQFYLMMLVGVYLLPLLGLPRLEMGSLYLPTFVIATCIGLAATAYGILIGTVFKTPNQALNFGAISIVILSAIGGIWIPLEVMPRHMQTIGHLSPLSWGLDAINNIYLRHGGMGSVWKQVGLLLAFAGALLGIAAWAEKRRIN from the coding sequence ATGTTAAGACTTTTCTCCACCATCCGCAAAGAGTACCGGCTCCTGTTCAGAGATAAGATGGGGCTTAGCCTGCTATTCCTCATGCCGGTGATCCTGATCACGGTGATGGCGCTCATACAGGATGCACCGTTCAAGGACTACCAGGAACTGAAGTTTGATATCCTTACGGTAGACAATGATCACGGGCGCCTGGCACGTTACATCAGGGAAGGGCTGGCACACAGCGGCCAGTTCCGCGTGATAGACACCCTGGACGGGCAGGCGCTTACGCAGGAGCGGGCCAAGGAACTGGTGAACAAAGGTGATTATAAGATCAGCATCATTATTCCACACGGCGCCACGGGCGCCATTGTGAGCAATGCCAATAAGATCACCAATGACCTGAGCCGCCGCATGGGACTGCCGGTCACGGCCCCGGTAAAGCTGCATGATGATTCGCTGAACGTGGTGATCTACTTTGATCCCGCGGCCAAGAAAGCTTTTAAAAGCGCCATCCACCAGGCCCTGGATAATTTCCTCACCCAGGTGGAAACAGACCTGCTGATAGAGCGCATCCAGCAGCAACTCAAAGCCAAGGGAGCGCCGGAACAGGACTCACTGAACATACAACTGAAAGCCATCGGGCTGCAGGAGCAGACCACCGCGGCAGATGCCGGGCCGGACGTGATCTCCAACTCCGTGCAGCACAATGTGCCGGCGTGGAGCATCTTTGCCATGTTCTTCATCGTGATCCCCATTGCGGGTAATATGATCCGCGAGCGGGAAGATGGCAGCCTGCTGCGCATGAAACTGATCCCTGGTTCTTACCTGGCCATCCTGGCGGGCAAGATGTTGTTCTTTGTGTCCATCTGCGTAGTGCAGTTTTACCTGATGATGCTGGTAGGGGTGTACCTGCTGCCTTTGCTGGGCCTGCCCCGGCTGGAAATGGGCAGCCTGTACCTGCCCACGTTTGTAATAGCCACCTGTATAGGGCTGGCCGCCACGGCCTATGGCATCCTGATCGGCACGGTTTTTAAAACACCGAACCAGGCACTGAACTTCGGGGCCATTTCCATCGTCATCCTGTCTGCCATTGGCGGCATCTGGATCCCGCTGGAAGTAATGCCCCGCCACATGCAGACCATCGGGCACCTGTCGCCCCTCAGCTGGGGGCTGGATGCCATCAATAATATTTACCTGCGCCACGGCGGCATGGGCAGCGTGTGGAAGCAGGTGGGGCTGCTCCTGGCCTTTGCCGGCGCCCTATTGGGTATTGCCGCGTGGGCGGAGAAAAGGAGGATCAATTAG
- a CDS encoding beta-ketoacyl-[acyl-carrier-protein] synthase family protein, which produces MGQRVLITGVGIITAMGDDVQQHLERLLNVRSGLGFTDYVNTVHQHVLPVAEVKHTDAALATMAGLPGTDGYTRTTLLGLVAMQEALRSAGSPDVQNARTGFINATTVGGMVETERVYFDLTDPAREGEYVASADLLDCGDCTQHIAAAVHIDEFVTTISTACSSAANALMLGARMIKQGLLDRAICGGTEALTRFTINGFNSLKNMDRQPCRPFDQQRNGLNLGEGAAYLVLESEALVQQRQAHVLAELTGYANTNEAFHATAPSPEGDGAFAAMRDALQMSGRSLDQVQYINVHGTATLTNDAAEGKALQRLFGQAVPPFSSTKPFTGHTLAAAGAVEAIFSVLAIRQQVLFPNLNFSEKMEELDIVPNTELRTAPVENVISNSFGFGGNNASLVISKF; this is translated from the coding sequence ATGGGGCAACGCGTGCTGATCACAGGAGTGGGGATAATCACCGCCATGGGCGATGATGTGCAGCAGCACCTGGAACGCCTGCTGAATGTCCGGAGTGGGCTTGGCTTTACCGATTATGTGAACACCGTGCACCAGCACGTGCTGCCCGTGGCCGAGGTAAAGCATACAGACGCAGCGCTGGCCACCATGGCCGGTTTGCCTGGTACAGACGGGTACACCCGCACCACCTTACTGGGCCTGGTGGCCATGCAGGAAGCCCTGCGCAGCGCCGGCAGCCCGGATGTGCAGAACGCCCGCACTGGCTTTATCAACGCCACCACGGTGGGGGGTATGGTGGAAACAGAGCGCGTGTACTTTGATCTCACCGATCCTGCCCGGGAAGGGGAGTACGTGGCCAGTGCAGACCTGCTGGACTGTGGGGATTGCACCCAGCACATAGCCGCCGCAGTGCACATCGATGAGTTTGTGACCACCATCAGTACTGCCTGCTCTTCTGCGGCCAATGCACTGATGCTGGGCGCACGCATGATCAAACAGGGCCTGCTAGACCGCGCCATCTGCGGGGGCACAGAAGCCCTTACCCGCTTTACGATCAACGGATTTAATTCCCTTAAAAATATGGACCGGCAGCCCTGCCGCCCTTTTGACCAGCAGCGCAATGGCCTGAACCTGGGGGAAGGGGCAGCTTACCTGGTGCTGGAAAGCGAGGCACTGGTGCAGCAGCGCCAGGCCCACGTGCTGGCGGAGCTTACGGGCTACGCCAATACCAACGAGGCTTTCCACGCCACGGCGCCTTCACCGGAGGGCGATGGCGCTTTTGCCGCCATGCGGGACGCCCTGCAAATGAGCGGCAGAAGCCTGGACCAGGTGCAGTATATCAATGTGCACGGCACCGCCACACTCACCAATGATGCCGCAGAAGGCAAGGCCCTGCAACGCCTCTTTGGCCAGGCGGTACCGCCCTTCAGTTCTACCAAGCCCTTCACCGGCCATACCCTGGCCGCCGCCGGCGCCGTGGAAGCCATTTTTTCCGTGCTGGCCATTCGCCAGCAGGTATTGTTCCCCAACCTCAATTTTTCTGAAAAAATGGAGGAGCTGGACATTGTTCCCAATACGGAACTACGCACCGCACCGGTAGAAAACGTGATCTCCAATTCCTTTGGTTTTGGAGGGAACAATGCATCGCTGGTGATCAGTAAATTTTAA